In Terriglobales bacterium, a genomic segment contains:
- a CDS encoding ATP-binding protein codes for MAEQVFPGTLDSLAPIRDFVAQAAAAAGLDRTASYNLCLAVDEIATNIVTHGYQAAGLQGDLRVQTAVESGRLVVRVEDHGRAYDPHQHDLPEKEDLSAPLHERDLGGLGILLAFQGVDELRYTAGASGNVHSFAVNLGSQQKRAAR; via the coding sequence ATGGCTGAGCAGGTCTTTCCCGGCACGCTGGATTCGCTGGCGCCGATCCGCGACTTCGTCGCGCAGGCGGCGGCGGCCGCCGGACTGGACCGCACCGCAAGCTACAACCTGTGCCTCGCGGTCGACGAGATCGCGACCAACATCGTGACGCACGGCTACCAGGCCGCCGGGTTGCAGGGCGACCTGCGCGTGCAAACGGCGGTGGAGAGTGGCCGGCTGGTGGTGCGCGTGGAGGATCATGGCCGTGCCTACGACCCGCACCAGCACGACCTGCCGGAGAAAGAAGACCTGAGCGCGCCGCTGCACGAGCGCGATCTCGGCGGCCTGGGGATCCTGCTGGCGTTCCAGGGCGTCGACGAGTTGCGTTACACCGCGGGTGCGAGCGGCAACGTCCACAGTTTTGCGGTGAACCTGGGCTCGCAACAGAAGAGGGCGGCGCGATGA